A window of Hypnocyclicus thermotrophus contains these coding sequences:
- a CDS encoding FAD-dependent oxidoreductase, whose product MNETIVIIGGGAGGMTTASQLKKISPEKRVVVFDKGPYVSWAGCPTPYYIAEELPFKSVVHFTPEFFRGRGIEIYENHKVIKIDKENKKIMVEGKEINGEFGYDKLVLSLGGKSFVPKIKNYNNKLENLFKLSHAVEAEKIKDYIDNKKPKKAVVVGSGFIGLEMAEAFKQRGLDVVIVEAMDKIFPTLNENFRKILLDKMKEKDIKLLLNEKVVEIKNKDNKVTKLIFESGNYIEADIFLLAIGLRPNLDLLIESGFELEDNKLETNEKFETKYKDIYALGDMVYNKNLITKKEVYAPFGDVADKQGIILSKILSGKNVQWRGIIGTFATSFFDIKIAKTGLTYDEALKEGYNVKSINVTGVPKVSGFKDSTKGTMEIIYDDDKKIILGASMLGYEAVAQFIDQVAIAITYKISIEDLFYVDYAYSPTNASVWNPLVVAYRKACK is encoded by the coding sequence AAAAAAGAGTAGTTGTATTTGATAAAGGCCCTTATGTATCATGGGCAGGTTGTCCAACACCTTATTATATAGCAGAAGAATTACCTTTTAAAAGTGTAGTACATTTTACACCAGAATTTTTTAGAGGAAGAGGAATAGAAATATATGAAAATCATAAAGTAATTAAAATAGATAAAGAAAATAAAAAAATAATGGTAGAAGGAAAAGAAATTAATGGAGAATTTGGCTATGATAAATTGGTACTAAGTCTTGGTGGGAAATCATTTGTACCAAAAATAAAAAATTATAATAATAAATTAGAAAATCTTTTTAAACTTTCTCATGCAGTAGAAGCAGAAAAAATAAAAGATTATATAGATAATAAAAAACCTAAAAAAGCAGTAGTAGTAGGTTCTGGCTTTATAGGACTTGAGATGGCAGAAGCTTTTAAACAAAGAGGATTAGATGTAGTAATAGTAGAAGCTATGGATAAGATCTTTCCTACATTAAATGAAAATTTTAGAAAAATACTTTTAGATAAAATGAAAGAAAAAGATATAAAACTTTTATTAAATGAAAAAGTTGTAGAGATAAAAAATAAAGATAATAAAGTAACAAAGTTGATATTTGAATCAGGAAATTATATAGAGGCAGATATATTTTTATTAGCAATAGGATTGAGACCAAATTTAGATTTATTGATAGAGTCAGGATTTGAATTAGAAGACAACAAATTAGAAACAAATGAAAAATTTGAAACAAAATACAAAGATATTTACGCACTTGGGGATATGGTATATAATAAAAATCTTATTACAAAAAAAGAAGTGTACGCTCCATTTGGTGATGTAGCTGATAAACAAGGAATAATTTTATCAAAAATTTTATCTGGGAAAAATGTACAATGGAGAGGAATAATAGGGACATTTGCTACTTCATTTTTTGATATAAAAATAGCTAAAACTGGATTAACATATGATGAAGCTTTAAAAGAAGGATATAATGTAAAATCAATTAATGTAACAGGAGTACCAAAAGTATCAGGATTTAAAGATAGTACTAAAGGAACTATGGAGATAATATATGATGATGATAAAAAAATAATACTTGGGGCATCAATGCTAGGATATGAAGCAGTAGCACAATTTATTGATCAAGTAGCTATAGCAATAACTTATAAAATAAGTATAGAAGATTTATTTTATGTAGATTATGCTTATTCTCCAACTAATGCAAGTGTTTGGAACCCATTAGTTGTAGCCTATAGAAAAGCATGTAAATAA
- a CDS encoding glycosyltransferase, with protein MKIGIFTDTYFPNVNGVVRSIETLRENLEKRGHEVYIITTVKLDKKEDKVLRVSNLPIEILEGYKVALPYSNRVFKAVKKLELDVIHTHTEWSIGAFARICSKRLKLPMVHTFHTMYENYLHYITKQRGQVISKQLMKSIVKGHSNSAKYVIAPSLKAKNTLENYKVRSNIEIVPTGIELSKFKEKINQELINKKREELKIDKNDFVAMYLGRIAKEKNIEPIIKSVLNIKISNFKLVIVGDGPERKNLEKIVKENNLENKVIFTGQAAMEDVPMYYKMANLFIQASNTETQGLTIFESMASGTPLLVRFDTNINSFFENRVECVYFNEEEEISEKINELIENKDLLNYIRKNALERIDEFSAEKFAENIEKIYLAAIELKKSRNKKKIKLKFSFRKNKN; from the coding sequence ATGAAAATAGGAATTTTTACAGATACTTATTTTCCAAATGTAAATGGTGTTGTTCGTTCTATTGAAACACTTAGGGAAAATTTAGAAAAAAGAGGCCATGAAGTATATATTATAACAACTGTTAAGCTTGATAAAAAAGAAGATAAAGTATTAAGAGTATCAAATTTACCTATAGAAATATTAGAAGGATATAAAGTAGCACTTCCTTATTCAAATAGAGTATTTAAAGCTGTTAAGAAACTTGAATTAGATGTGATACATACACATACAGAATGGAGTATAGGAGCTTTTGCAAGAATATGTTCAAAAAGATTAAAATTACCAATGGTTCACACATTTCATACGATGTATGAAAATTATTTGCATTATATAACAAAACAAAGAGGACAAGTAATTAGTAAACAATTAATGAAAAGTATAGTTAAAGGACATAGTAATTCTGCTAAATATGTTATTGCACCGTCACTAAAAGCTAAAAACACTTTAGAAAATTATAAAGTAAGATCAAATATTGAGATAGTACCAACTGGAATAGAACTTAGTAAATTTAAAGAAAAAATTAATCAAGAATTAATTAATAAAAAAAGAGAAGAATTAAAAATTGATAAAAATGATTTTGTAGCAATGTATTTAGGAAGAATAGCTAAAGAAAAAAATATTGAACCTATTATAAAATCAGTATTAAATATAAAAATATCAAATTTTAAATTAGTTATTGTTGGAGATGGACCTGAAAGAAAAAATCTAGAAAAAATAGTTAAAGAAAACAACTTGGAAAATAAAGTAATATTTACAGGGCAAGCAGCAATGGAAGATGTCCCGATGTATTATAAAATGGCAAATCTTTTTATACAAGCATCTAATACAGAAACTCAAGGATTAACTATATTTGAATCTATGGCATCTGGAACACCATTATTAGTAAGATTTGATACAAATATTAATAGTTTTTTTGAAAATAGAGTAGAATGTGTTTATTTTAATGAAGAAGAAGAAATATCTGAAAAAATTAATGAACTTATTGAAAATAAAGATTTATTAAATTATATAAGAAAGAATGCTCTCGAAAGAATAGATGAATTTTCAGCAGAAAAATTTGCGGAAAATATAGAAAAAATATATTTAGCTGCGATAGAGCTTAAAAAAAGTAGAAATAAAAAAAAAATAAAACTTAAATTTTCTTTTAGAAAAAATAAAAATTGA
- a CDS encoding asparaginase: protein MSKKILIINTGGTIGMVNLDKNNPLSPLIPAKSWKDIAYKYPILYKYNTEYIQLPKLIDSSDMKPKNWIEIANLIYKNYSKYDSFVILHGTDTMAYTASSLSFMLKNLSKTVVLTGSQVPLQNSRTDGLQNLISALDIASNEKTIPEVTIFFRDALYRGNRSRKLYTNKYAGFDSPNYPHLAEAGAEIIFNDKFIKPLPKPEEVFYINTELESNIMILELFPGFDPNILKGIFTSKNNIKGLILKTYGNGNAPSNTEFLSILHEIAEKNVIIINITQCISGMVKLGLYQASSGLIDSGVISGIDLTPEAAVTKLMYLLGKNLPIEEVKRLMQKNIAGEQTLNHFQIILNKNNIIENNNIMYIKIPGEVDFDKIKSATLHIKNIKYLEEKEKIIMKFFINYKDASLDTPDNFEKCLTSFEKPCNNKNIIIDISTKLKSLLKDGNLTPLYIISNIKFKYTEMNISIYTNV, encoded by the coding sequence ATGTCAAAAAAAATATTAATTATTAATACCGGTGGAACAATTGGAATGGTCAATTTAGATAAAAATAATCCTTTAAGTCCTCTTATCCCTGCAAAATCATGGAAAGATATTGCATATAAATATCCTATTTTATATAAATATAATACCGAATATATTCAATTGCCAAAACTCATTGATTCTTCTGACATGAAACCAAAAAATTGGATAGAAATCGCAAATTTAATTTATAAAAATTATTCAAAATATGATTCTTTTGTTATTTTACACGGAACTGATACCATGGCATATACAGCCTCTTCTTTATCTTTTATGTTAAAAAATTTAAGTAAAACTGTTGTTTTAACTGGTTCTCAAGTTCCTTTACAAAATAGTAGAACTGATGGTTTACAAAATTTGATTTCAGCTTTAGATATTGCTAGCAATGAAAAAACTATTCCCGAAGTAACTATATTTTTTAGAGATGCACTTTATAGAGGAAATCGTTCTAGAAAATTATATACAAATAAATATGCTGGATTTGATTCTCCAAATTATCCTCATCTTGCAGAAGCTGGAGCAGAAATAATTTTTAATGATAAGTTTATAAAACCTCTTCCAAAACCTGAAGAAGTTTTTTATATAAATACAGAACTTGAATCAAATATCATGATTTTAGAGCTCTTTCCAGGATTTGACCCAAATATTCTAAAAGGAATTTTTACTTCTAAAAATAATATTAAAGGATTAATTTTAAAAACGTATGGAAATGGAAACGCACCTAGTAATACTGAGTTTTTATCAATCCTTCATGAAATAGCTGAAAAAAATGTTATTATTATAAATATTACTCAATGCATTAGTGGAATGGTAAAATTAGGTCTTTATCAGGCTAGTAGTGGACTTATTGACTCTGGTGTAATTAGTGGTATCGACCTTACTCCAGAAGCAGCTGTAACTAAACTTATGTATCTATTAGGTAAAAATTTACCTATCGAGGAAGTAAAAAGACTTATGCAAAAAAATATTGCTGGTGAACAAACTTTAAATCATTTTCAAATCATATTAAATAAAAATAATATAATTGAAAATAATAATATAATGTATATTAAAATTCCAGGTGAAGTAGATTTTGATAAAATCAAATCCGCTACTTTGCATATTAAAAATATCAAATATTTAGAAGAAAAAGAAAAAATTATTATGAAATTTTTTATTAATTATAAAGATGCCTCTTTAGATACTCCTGATAATTTTGAAAAATGTCTTACAAGTTTTGAAAAGCCTTGTAATAACAAAAATATAATTATTGATATTAGTACTAAATTAAAAAGCTTATTAAAAGATGGTAATTTAACCCCTCTTTATATTATTTCAAATATAAAGTTTAAATATACAGAAATGAATATAAGTATTTATACAAATGTATAA
- the dnaN gene encoding DNA polymerase III subunit beta encodes MKVKVNRQEFIEILSDLSIIIRDNPVRPIISGTKLIAHENNILEFKGTTLEMSMVAKIPALVEEPGEVVFKVPLVLEYIKLLEEENIDLEYKDGVIFIHRAEFSVFDTDDYPNIRQLNEGIKFNIDILDLLDGFEKVKMSAATSSDNVSINCIRMEYNENNIHFVATDTYRLAYFKLEANIEEEFGISIPLETVQAFLKIFKSYSGEVEFTIQDSYLQIQTDKITIFTRLIDSKFPDYKNILKNIPTDKKMEVNNEEFNNSLKKVLTVAKINMDTKDAAIFSFTGNKMTVIATSGRAKTTQKIDMIKDGGDFRASLNTRYVLDFTTKIKKNIIIYGINSSSMFVFKEVKNDNYYYILMPLALRE; translated from the coding sequence ATGAAAGTAAAAGTTAATAGACAAGAATTTATAGAAATACTTAGTGATTTAAGTATAATTATTAGAGATAATCCAGTAAGACCAATTATTTCAGGTACAAAACTTATAGCGCATGAAAATAATATTTTAGAATTTAAAGGAACAACTCTTGAAATGAGTATGGTAGCTAAAATACCTGCACTTGTAGAAGAACCTGGGGAAGTAGTATTTAAAGTTCCTTTAGTACTAGAATATATTAAACTTTTAGAAGAAGAAAATATAGATTTAGAATATAAAGATGGAGTAATATTTATTCATAGAGCAGAATTTTCAGTATTTGATACTGATGATTACCCCAATATCAGACAACTTAATGAAGGGATAAAATTTAATATAGATATACTTGATCTTTTAGATGGATTTGAAAAAGTGAAAATGAGTGCGGCTACTTCATCTGATAATGTATCTATAAATTGTATTCGTATGGAGTATAATGAAAATAATATTCATTTTGTAGCTACGGATACATATAGACTTGCATATTTTAAATTAGAGGCAAATATTGAAGAGGAATTTGGGATCTCAATTCCTTTAGAAACAGTACAAGCATTTTTAAAAATATTTAAAAGTTATAGTGGAGAAGTCGAGTTTACTATTCAAGATAGTTATTTACAAATTCAAACAGATAAAATAACAATATTTACAAGACTAATAGATTCTAAATTCCCTGATTATAAAAATATTTTAAAAAATATTCCAACAGATAAAAAAATGGAAGTAAATAATGAAGAATTTAATAATTCATTAAAAAAAGTGTTAACAGTAGCAAAAATAAATATGGATACAAAAGATGCTGCTATATTTAGTTTTACAGGAAATAAAATGACTGTAATTGCAACGTCTGGTAGAGCAAAAACTACACAAAAAATTGATATGATAAAAGATGGTGGAGATTTTAGAGCTTCGTTAAATACTAGATATGTATTAGATTTTACTACAAAAATTAAAAAAAATATTATAATTTATGGAATAAATAGTAGTTCTATGTTTGTATTTAAAGAAGTTAAAAATGATAATTATTATTATATTCTTATGCCTTTAGCATTGAGAGAATAA
- a CDS encoding cold-shock protein: MALGTVKWFNSEKGFGFITSEEGNDVFVHFSQIQKDGFKTLEEGEKVSFDVVQGQKGPQAENVVIVK, encoded by the coding sequence ATGGCATTAGGAACAGTTAAATGGTTTAATAGTGAAAAAGGATTTGGATTTATTACTTCAGAAGAAGGAAACGATGTATTCGTACATTTCTCTCAAATTCAAAAAGATGGTTTTAAAACTTTAGAAGAAGGAGAAAAAGTAAGTTTTGATGTAGTTCAAGGACAAAAAGGACCTCAAGCTGAAAACGTAGTTATAGTAAAATAA
- a CDS encoding serine/threonine-protein kinase has product MELKTEPFDTLVLEYNFYGEKFDINKKNLIGSKLNNRYEIIKKISDGGTSIVFLVKDIHDDNRYIAKILKENINIQLLENEIEKLLELKHENIVNLIDYKKEYGIEPAFIILEYIEGKSLEEILKENEDMKEKEIYHIFYQIAEGIKYLHSKNIIHKDLKPKNILINNKNKVKIIDFGIADYLKDNNIKAGTKIYCSPEQEKGEILDKRTDIYSFGIMFYEIIAKKLPLDIKNISNIDELEPDNIFFYTWDIVKKCLENQKEKRFLNFNELIFEMRLSEFIKENLYFNFKNEMLDENKEKEIINIGLEKGFSRNQILKAINKVCEYKSIKRSFKIHIDDVIDKMKKDIEIKKGLTLDEDKNSFIKEINAKFYNLNIELIEELYDKEVLKYREIQEEKYNSIIKRAEEEIEIENSEIIINDLEYLSEKGCLKADYLLANIYLQEKTQDIRRFWHYVERAKKYNYYLIYNAIGKYYLLEKLYDEAKKNFIIAIKNNIKISHNGIALIELYEGNNEKVLEELEKTEDKNSYNNIGYCYYNGIGVLQNIEKSVEYFNTAFKMNSKIAVYNLAICLANGNGVEKNIEKSITLLNTIKDIKYAKNLLAILLRKKDYNTAIEYFEELILENYNIAYYNLAILYDENKEYGMAMINYKEYYEITKDEKVLFDIAYLYIKQNELNKLEEVIQDISNTKFENKNEILGIYYFYKKDYSKSFDYLSKALKNEEKYASFYMGELYLNGLGITQNYLKAFKYYNNARKIGIKEVYDKLIYLYNNGFGVIKDEEKVRELKVEKENIDYTDLSKKYKYSNDIKWAY; this is encoded by the coding sequence ATGGAATTAAAAACAGAGCCATTTGATACATTAGTATTAGAATATAATTTTTATGGAGAAAAATTTGATATAAACAAAAAAAATTTAATAGGAAGTAAATTAAATAATAGATATGAAATTATTAAAAAAATAAGTGATGGTGGGACAAGTATAGTTTTTTTAGTAAAAGATATTCATGATGATAATAGATATATTGCAAAAATTTTAAAAGAAAATATTAATATACAGTTATTAGAAAATGAAATAGAGAAATTATTAGAATTAAAACATGAAAATATAGTAAATTTAATTGATTATAAAAAAGAGTATGGAATAGAACCAGCATTTATTATACTTGAATATATTGAAGGCAAATCATTAGAAGAGATTTTAAAAGAAAATGAAGATATGAAAGAAAAAGAAATATATCATATTTTTTATCAAATAGCAGAAGGAATAAAGTATTTACATAGTAAAAATATAATTCATAAAGATTTAAAGCCTAAAAATATATTAATAAATAATAAAAATAAAGTGAAAATAATAGATTTTGGAATAGCAGATTATTTAAAAGATAATAATATAAAAGCAGGAACAAAAATATATTGTAGTCCTGAACAAGAAAAAGGAGAAATATTAGATAAAAGAACAGATATTTATTCATTTGGAATAATGTTTTATGAGATTATTGCTAAAAAATTACCATTAGATATAAAAAATATAAGTAATATTGATGAATTAGAACCAGATAATATATTTTTTTATACATGGGATATAGTAAAAAAATGTCTTGAAAATCAAAAAGAGAAGAGATTTTTAAATTTTAATGAATTAATTTTTGAAATGAGATTAAGTGAATTTATAAAAGAAAATCTTTATTTTAATTTTAAAAATGAAATGTTAGATGAGAATAAAGAAAAAGAAATTATAAATATAGGGTTAGAAAAAGGATTTAGTAGGAATCAAATTTTAAAAGCTATAAATAAAGTATGTGAATATAAAAGTATAAAAAGAAGTTTTAAAATTCATATAGATGACGTTATAGATAAAATGAAAAAAGATATAGAAATAAAAAAAGGTTTAACTTTAGATGAAGATAAAAACTCTTTTATAAAAGAAATAAATGCAAAGTTTTATAATTTAAACATTGAATTAATTGAAGAATTATATGATAAAGAAGTTTTGAAATATAGAGAAATTCAAGAAGAAAAGTATAATAGTATTATAAAAAGAGCAGAAGAAGAGATAGAGATTGAAAATAGTGAAATAATAATTAATGATTTAGAATATTTAAGTGAAAAAGGATGCTTAAAGGCGGATTATTTATTAGCAAATATATATTTACAAGAAAAAACACAAGATATAAGAAGATTTTGGCATTATGTAGAAAGAGCAAAAAAATATAATTATTATTTGATTTATAATGCTATTGGGAAATATTATTTATTAGAAAAACTTTATGACGAAGCTAAAAAAAATTTTATTATCGCTATAAAAAATAATATAAAAATATCACATAACGGGATAGCATTAATTGAGTTGTATGAGGGGAATAACGAAAAAGTGTTGGAAGAGCTTGAAAAAACAGAAGATAAAAATTCTTATAATAATATTGGGTATTGTTATTATAATGGAATAGGAGTATTACAAAATATAGAAAAATCAGTAGAGTATTTTAATACTGCGTTTAAAATGAATAGTAAAATAGCGGTTTATAATTTAGCAATTTGTTTAGCAAATGGTAATGGAGTAGAAAAAAATATAGAAAAATCTATAACATTGCTTAATACAATAAAAGATATTAAATATGCAAAAAATTTATTAGCAATACTATTAAGAAAAAAAGATTATAACACTGCGATAGAATATTTTGAAGAATTAATTTTAGAAAATTATAATATTGCTTATTACAATTTAGCTATTTTATATGATGAAAATAAAGAATATGGAATGGCAATGATTAACTATAAAGAATATTATGAGATAACTAAAGATGAGAAAGTATTATTTGATATAGCATATCTATATATAAAGCAAAATGAATTAAATAAATTAGAAGAGGTAATTCAAGATATAAGTAATACAAAATTTGAAAATAAAAATGAAATATTAGGGATATATTATTTTTATAAAAAAGATTATAGTAAAAGCTTCGATTATTTATCAAAAGCATTAAAAAATGAAGAAAAATATGCTTCTTTTTATATGGGAGAACTTTATTTAAATGGATTAGGAATAACACAAAATTATTTAAAAGCATTTAAATATTATAATAATGCTAGGAAAATAGGAATTAAAGAAGTATATGATAAATTAATATATTTATATAATAATGGTTTTGGAGTTATCAAAGATGAAGAAAAAGTAAGAGAATTAAAAGTAGAAAAAGAAAATATAGATTATACAGATCTAAGCAAAAAATATAAATATAGTAATGATATAAAATGGGCATATTAG
- a CDS encoding FHA domain-containing protein, whose product MNKLYSIKEISNLAKNILDERYKKKGWLLKKLEVISAETVIKNIKKGDSLIKENEKINDEVKKIYNIQDALLAYYVAFHRSNEKDKRAIENIKKNKIRYLDTIKKYIELNIDKKNNYENIEILENLINILKIEKLEQSLLLEKRFFLNKEAINTFNKIEALNYNDYKIANEEFKTYFKYNLPIIKELKAKIIKKYNENINNIKEFLNGNKNIENIKEKLIYISYINPENYKKLKNIINNYYKMEKIILFLESDNDYNNYIKLEELKKEYNEIKSINFVVPLLINTFNKLNNKLKKYNKIYFRKNLQEFFNNNHQEVYDKLFLVENYYSKTDKKIIDLYFLELITILDEIDIDKKLNKLENLIETDINLDTKDILIEELMEYYKKEIKNYNFLDEYTIKIYDNQYDIFYNIINKNKITIGRSRINDIVLNSKFVSRKEHLIINLEKMLFENPKFKIFYIDNEISDIVNEKEIKKSLFELNIGNVFTFKVIVKENYILFIPYEDKTNIKECNEFSFEDFKKNIYIIIIKNSSLYFDKYNVSDIEIGEEEFSLEYLDNKYFINYKDKMKRVVKKIEFFIDNRYKVSIK is encoded by the coding sequence ATGAATAAATTATATTCTATAAAAGAAATATCAAATTTAGCAAAAAATATATTAGATGAAAGATATAAAAAAAAGGGTTGGCTACTAAAAAAATTAGAAGTTATTTCAGCAGAAACAGTAATAAAAAATATAAAAAAAGGCGACTCTTTAATAAAAGAAAATGAAAAAATAAATGACGAAGTAAAAAAAATATATAATATTCAAGATGCGCTTTTAGCTTATTATGTAGCATTTCATAGAAGTAATGAAAAAGATAAAAGAGCAATTGAAAATATAAAAAAAAATAAAATTCGTTATTTGGATACAATAAAAAAATATATAGAATTAAACATTGACAAAAAAAATAATTACGAAAATATTGAGATTTTAGAAAATTTAATAAATATTTTAAAAATAGAAAAATTAGAACAAAGTTTATTACTTGAAAAAAGATTTTTTTTAAATAAAGAAGCAATAAATACTTTTAATAAAATAGAAGCTTTAAATTATAATGATTATAAAATTGCAAATGAAGAGTTTAAAACATATTTTAAGTATAATCTTCCTATAATTAAAGAACTGAAAGCTAAAATAATAAAAAAATATAATGAAAATATAAATAATATAAAAGAATTTTTAAATGGAAATAAAAATATAGAAAATATAAAAGAAAAATTAATTTATATTTCTTATATAAATCCAGAAAATTATAAAAAATTAAAAAATATAATTAATAATTATTATAAAATGGAAAAGATAATACTTTTTTTAGAGTCTGATAATGATTATAATAATTATATTAAATTAGAAGAATTAAAAAAAGAATATAATGAGATAAAATCTATAAATTTTGTAGTACCATTATTAATAAATACTTTTAATAAATTAAATAATAAACTAAAAAAATATAATAAAATTTATTTTAGGAAAAATTTACAAGAATTTTTTAATAATAATCATCAAGAAGTATATGATAAACTTTTTTTAGTTGAAAATTATTATAGTAAAACAGATAAAAAAATAATAGATTTATATTTTTTAGAATTAATAACAATTTTAGATGAAATAGATATAGATAAAAAATTAAATAAACTAGAAAATTTGATAGAAACTGATATAAATTTAGATACAAAAGATATATTAATAGAAGAACTTATGGAGTACTATAAAAAAGAAATAAAAAACTATAATTTTTTAGATGAATATACAATAAAAATATATGATAATCAATATGATATATTTTATAATATAATAAATAAAAATAAAATTACAATTGGTAGAAGTAGAATAAATGATATAGTATTAAATTCAAAATTTGTATCAAGAAAAGAACATCTTATTATTAACTTGGAAAAAATGTTATTTGAAAATCCAAAGTTCAAAATATTTTATATTGATAATGAAATAAGTGATATAGTAAATGAAAAAGAAATAAAAAAATCGTTATTTGAATTAAATATAGGAAATGTATTTACATTTAAAGTGATAGTTAAAGAAAATTATATTTTATTTATTCCATATGAAGATAAAACAAATATAAAAGAATGTAATGAATTTTCTTTTGAGGATTTTAAAAAAAATATTTATATTATAATAATAAAGAATAGTTCATTATATTTTGATAAATATAATGTTAGTGATATTGAAATCGGAGAAGAAGAATTTAGTTTAGAGTATTTAGATAATAAATATTTCATTAATTATAAAGATAAAATGAAAAGAGTAGTTAAAAAAATTGAGTTTTTTATCGATAATAGATATAAGGTGTCTATTAAATAA
- a CDS encoding GNAT family N-acetyltransferase: MGSIALSNIIRGAFQNAFLGYKLDKNEINKGYMSEAVNEIIKFAFDNLNLHRIEANVLPRNKASMKVLEKNGFILEGYSKDYLKIDDEWKDHIHMVKLNKKL, translated from the coding sequence ATAGGTTCTATAGCATTATCAAATATTATTCGAGGAGCTTTTCAAAATGCGTTTTTAGGTTATAAGTTAGATAAAAATGAAATAAATAAAGGTTATATGAGTGAAGCTGTAAATGAAATTATTAAATTTGCTTTTGATAACTTAAACTTACATAGAATTGAAGCAAATGTTTTACCGAGAAATAAAGCTTCTATGAAAGTTTTAGAAAAAAATGGTTTTATTTTAGAAGGATATTCAAAAGATTATTTAAAAATTGATGATGAATGGAAAGATCATATACATATGGTAAAATTAAATAAAAAATTATAA
- a CDS encoding epoxyqueuosine reductase QueH, with the protein MNKINYQKEFEKIISSFTSKPNLLLHSCCAPCSSYVLEYLNNFFNITVFFYNPNINIETEYQKRKEEQKRFIKEFSNNEISFIEGDYNIQDFYSAIKGEELKGEGSIRCKKCYTFRLEKTAILAKKNKYDYFCTTLSISPLKDSQVINKIGLELENKYNIPWLKSDFKKKNGYKRSIELSCEYNLYRQNYCGCSFSKLEAENKNREN; encoded by the coding sequence ATGAATAAAATTAATTATCAAAAGGAATTCGAAAAAATAATTAGTTCGTTTACTAGTAAGCCCAATTTATTATTACATTCATGTTGTGCTCCTTGTAGTAGTTATGTCCTTGAATATTTAAATAATTTTTTTAATATAACAGTTTTCTTTTATAATCCAAATATAAATATTGAAACTGAATATCAAAAAAGAAAAGAAGAACAAAAAAGATTTATAAAAGAATTTTCAAATAATGAAATTTCATTTATAGAAGGTGATTATAATATCCAAGATTTTTATTCTGCTATAAAAGGTGAAGAATTAAAAGGCGAAGGAAGTATTAGATGCAAAAAATGTTATACTTTTAGACTTGAGAAAACCGCTATTTTAGCAAAAAAAAATAAATATGATTATTTTTGTACTACTCTTTCGATTAGTCCATTAAAAGATTCTCAAGTTATTAATAAAATTGGACTTGAATTAGAAAACAAATATAATATTCCTTGGTTAAAAAGTGATTTTAAAAAGAAAAATGGCTATAAACGTTCTATAGAATTAAGTTGTGAATATAATCTTTATAGACAAAATTATTGTGGTTGTAGTTTTTCAAAACTAGAGGCAGAAAATAAAAATAGAGAGAACTAA